From one uncultured Paludibacter sp. genomic stretch:
- a CDS encoding Glycosidase — protein sequence MKKISIVILTLLIYQFSISQTNDKKYTSPPVWAKDAVWYQIFVERFNNGDKTNDPTVATISVPNMNIIPPKGWQISSWTGNWYQRQLWEQDEKQDFGSMLQFRRYGGDLQGVLDKLDYLQNLGITAVYINPINDAPSLHKYDARNYHHIDINFGPDPEGDKKLMAVENPADPATWKWTSADKLFLKLVDELHKRGXKIIVDYSWNHTGTLFWAWEDILKNQANSKYKDWYEITSFDNPSTPENEFSYKGWYGNAYLPELKKVDITSPRINGLPYEGNINEGAKMHIFDVTKRWLAPDGDISKGIDGYRLDVAEQIGMGFWRDYRDFVKSVNPNAYLIGEIWWQQWPKKLMNPQPYVRGDMFDAVMFYQVYKPARSFFLNSDDEINAKQFVDSLEYQWNRLPQENVYAMMNVSSTHDSPRLLTDFYNTNAYKYHANPIENPKYKTGKPDKITYQRLRLYLIHLFTTIGAPQIWNGEEMGMWGADDPYNRKPLMWKEMKFSKEYRNNFQPGKKTYDKVVFNQTQYDLYKKLISIRKSEKALRDGKIRFIIAEGKKLGYIRYDNTEKIIVLFNAGNTSQTFDIKNNNRENIDLLTGKIYEGNMIELKPFDALILKSKQ from the coding sequence ATGAAAAAGATTTCAATTGTGATATTGACATTGTTAATTTATCAATTTTCCATTTCTCAAACAAACGATAAAAAATACACATCTCCTCCGGTTTGGGCAAAAGACGCTGTTTGGTATCAAATTTTTGTTGAGCGATTTAATAACGGCGATAAAACCAACGATCCAACCGTAGCAACTATTTCCGTTCCAAACATGAATATCATTCCTCCTAAAGGTTGGCAAATTTCTTCCTGGACAGGCAATTGGTATCAACGCCAGCTATGGGAACAGGATGAAAAACAAGATTTTGGCTCTATGCTGCAATTCCGCAGGTATGGNGGNGATTTACAAGGGGTGCTGGATAAGTTGGATTATTTACAGAACTTGGGTATTACGGCGGTATACATTAATCCTATAAACGACGCTCCGTCACTTCATAAATACGACGCGCGCAATTACCATCATATCGACATTAATTTTGGTCCCGACCCTGAAGGCGACAAAAAACTGATGGCAGTAGAAAATCCGGCAGATCCTGCCACTTGGAAATGGACTTCGGCTGACAAACTTTTTCTGAAATTAGTAGATGAATTACACAAACGAGGGNTGAAAATTATTGTTGATTATTCGTGGAATCACACGGGAACACTCTTTTGGGCTTGGGAGGATATATTGAAAAATCAGGCAAATTCAAAATACAAAGATTGGTACGAGATAACTTCGTTTGATAACCCGAGTACTCCCGAAAATGAATTTTCATACAAAGGCTGGTATGGAAATGCATATTTACCTGAATTGAAAAAAGTGGATATCACCTCGCCCCGTATTAATGGTTTGCCTTATGAGGGAAATATAAACGAAGGAGCAAAAATGCATATTTTTGATGTTACAAAACGTTGGTTAGCGCCGGATGGAGATATTTCAAAAGGAATTGACGGTTACCGTTTGGATGTTGCGGAGCAAATCGGAATGGGTTTTTGGCGCGATTATCGTGATTTTGTAAAAAGTGTGAATCCAAATGCATATTTGATAGGCGAAATTTGGTGGCAACAATGGCCCAAAAAATTAATGAATCCGCAGCCGTATGTAAGAGGCGATATGTTTGATGCCGTGATGTTTTATCAGGTATATAAACCAGCACGAAGTTTCTTTCTTAATTCGGATGATGAAATCAATGCAAAACAATTCGTAGATAGTTTGGAATATCAATGGAATCGCTTGCCGCAAGAAAATGTTTATGCAATGATGAATGTTTCTTCCACACACGATTCTCCTCGTTTATTGACAGATTTTTATAATACGAATGCCTATAAATACCACGCCAATCCAATAGAAAATCCAAAATATAAGACAGGAAAACCGGATAAAATTACGTATCAGAGGTTAAGATTGTATCTAATACATCTTTTTACAACAATTGGTGCACCACAAATTTGGAATGGGGAAGAAATGGGAATGTGGGGAGCGGATGACCCTTATAATCGTAAACCATTGATGTGGAAAGAAATGAAATTCTCAAAAGAATATCGGAATAATTTTCAGCCCGGAAAGAAAACGTACGATAAGGTTGTTTTCAATCAAACCCAATATGACTTATACAAAAAATTAATTTCTATCCGTAAGTCTGAAAAGGCGTTAAGAGATGGTAAAATAAGATTTATTATTGCTGAAGGGAAAAAACTTGGATATATTCGCTATGATAATACTGAAAAAATAATTGTACTGTTTAATGCCGGAAATACATCTCAGACTTTTGATATTAAAAATAATAACAGGGAAAATATAGATTTACTTACAGGGAAAATATACGAAGGCAACATGATTGAATTAAAACCTTTTGATGCTCTGATATTAAAGTCAAAACAGTAA